From Acanthopagrus latus isolate v.2019 chromosome 22, fAcaLat1.1, whole genome shotgun sequence, the proteins below share one genomic window:
- the LOC119012380 gene encoding uncharacterized protein LOC119012380, with protein sequence MEAANQRQSSVGLFACPRKRESGSLPGRSRMCFPLGCGMDTPETQSVLVTALEKRRWRRFYVHLAGDTNGTHKEFVSHIRQLGHTKVSSPEESDYVVVFCPIASQAETDFSEALEDIPFGKPTILMVMHHTVDRNQVVAESRRLVNNPNVHLTVDVLLHKGKITKCDQNRKAWFDFVMFLAASFRSNNKKIMIFLMVTMTALILVGVIVATTVTQP encoded by the exons ATGGAGgcggccaatcagaggcagagtagcGTGGGTCTTTTTGCTTGTCCACGCAAAAGAGAAAGTGGCTCCCTCCCGGGGAGGAGCCGTATGTGTTTTCCTCTCGGCTGTGGGATGGATACTCCAGAGACACAATCTGTTTT AGTGACGGCGCTGGAAAAga gGCGGTGGAGAAGGTTCTATGTGCACTTGGCGGGAGACACTAATGGGACCCACAAAGAGTTTGTTTCGCATATAAGACAGCTTGGTCATACAAAGGTGTCCTCTCCTGAGGAAAGCGACTATGTTGTGGTTTTCTGTCCTATCGCGTCACAAGCGGAAACAGACTTCAGCGAGGCCCTGGAAGACATTCCAT TTGGCAAACCAACAATTCTGATGGTGATGCATCACACCGTCGACCGTAACCAGGTTGTAGCTGAAAGCAGACGACTGGTGAACAACCCCAACGTGCACCTCACTGTGGACGTTCTGTTACACAAGGGTAAAATCACGAAGTGTGATCAAAACCGAAAAGCGTGGTTTGACTTTGTGATGTTTCTTGCAGCATCTTTCAGAAGTAACAACAAAAAG atcatgatttttttaatggtaACTATGACTGCTCTTATTTTGGTGGGGGTTATTGTGGCTACGACAGTAACACAACCGTAG
- the LOC119012379 gene encoding uncharacterized protein LOC119012379 isoform X2, translating into MDTPETQSVLVTALAKGQWRRFYAHLAGDTNGTHEQFVSYLRQLRQVEVPSPEQSDYFVVFCPIVSQAETDFREVLEDIPVGKPTILVVMHHTVDPNQVVAESRRLVNDPNVHLTVDVLLHKGKIMKCEQNRTVWLEVGAFLAESYRGYAKKMLIIVMVTMTALIFVGVISVMTVALL; encoded by the exons ATGGATACTCCAGAGACGCAATCTGTTTT AGTGACGGCCCTGGCAAAgg gGCAGTGGAGAAGGTTCTATGCGCACTTGGCGGGAGACACTAATGGGACCCACGAACAGTTTGTTTCATATCTTAGACAGCTGCGTCAAGTAGAGGTGCCCTCTCCTGAACAAAGTGACtattttgtggttttctgtccTATCGTGTCACAAGCGGAAACAGACTTCCGCGAGGTCCTGGAAGACATTCCAG TTGGCAAACCAACAATCCTGGTGGTGATGCATCACACCGTCGACCCTAACCAGGTTGTAGCTGAAAGCAGACGACTGGTGAACGACCCCAACGTGCACCTCACTGTGGACGTTCTGTTACACAAGGGCAAAATCATGAAGTGTGAGCAAAACCGAACAGTGTGGCTTGAGGTTGGAGCGTTCCTCGCAGAGTCTTACAGAGGTTATGCCAAAAAG ATGCTGATTATTGTAATGGTAACTATGACTGCTCTTATTTTTGTGGGGGTAATTTCAGTAATGACAGTTGCACTATTGTAG
- the LOC119012379 gene encoding uncharacterized protein LOC119012379 isoform X4 produces the protein MDTPETQSVLVTALAKGQWRRFYAHLAGDTNGTHEQFVSYLRQLRQVEVPSPEQSDYFVVFCPIVSQAETDFREVLEDIPVGKPTILVVMHHTVDPNQVVAESRRLVNDPNVHLTVDVLLHKGKIMKCEQNRTVWLEVGAFLAESYRGYAKKG, from the exons ATGGATACTCCAGAGACGCAATCTGTTTT AGTGACGGCCCTGGCAAAgg gGCAGTGGAGAAGGTTCTATGCGCACTTGGCGGGAGACACTAATGGGACCCACGAACAGTTTGTTTCATATCTTAGACAGCTGCGTCAAGTAGAGGTGCCCTCTCCTGAACAAAGTGACtattttgtggttttctgtccTATCGTGTCACAAGCGGAAACAGACTTCCGCGAGGTCCTGGAAGACATTCCAG TTGGCAAACCAACAATCCTGGTGGTGATGCATCACACCGTCGACCCTAACCAGGTTGTAGCTGAAAGCAGACGACTGGTGAACGACCCCAACGTGCACCTCACTGTGGACGTTCTGTTACACAAGGGCAAAATCATGAAGTGTGAGCAAAACCGAACAGTGTGGCTTGAGGTTGGAGCGTTCCTCGCAGAGTCTTACAGAGGTTATGCCAAAAAG ggTTGA
- the LOC119012379 gene encoding uncharacterized protein LOC119012379 isoform X1: MDTPETQSVLVTALAKGQWRRFYAHLAGDTNGTHEQFVSYLRQLRQVEVPSPEQSDYFVVFCPIVSQAETDFREVLEDIPVGKPTILVVMHHTVDPNQVVAESRRLVNDPNVHLTVDVLLHKGKIMKCEQNRTVWLEVGAFLAESYRGYAKKVMASFTDIMQPGLHIMNFSSELTVLLQSTVTHIVVLLSFCSLPGMTSSIVSMSVIMNKNNQDFNKPQQCHQLMFFSRHRFDQ; encoded by the exons ATGGATACTCCAGAGACGCAATCTGTTTT AGTGACGGCCCTGGCAAAgg gGCAGTGGAGAAGGTTCTATGCGCACTTGGCGGGAGACACTAATGGGACCCACGAACAGTTTGTTTCATATCTTAGACAGCTGCGTCAAGTAGAGGTGCCCTCTCCTGAACAAAGTGACtattttgtggttttctgtccTATCGTGTCACAAGCGGAAACAGACTTCCGCGAGGTCCTGGAAGACATTCCAG TTGGCAAACCAACAATCCTGGTGGTGATGCATCACACCGTCGACCCTAACCAGGTTGTAGCTGAAAGCAGACGACTGGTGAACGACCCCAACGTGCACCTCACTGTGGACGTTCTGTTACACAAGGGCAAAATCATGAAGTGTGAGCAAAACCGAACAGTGTGGCTTGAGGTTGGAGCGTTCCTCGCAGAGTCTTACAGAGGTTATGCCAAAAAGGTAATGGCTAGTTTTACTGATATAATGCAGCCAGGCTTACACATAATGAACTTCTCCTCTGAACTGACAGTTTTGTTACAAAGTACTGTCACTCATATTGTTGTCTTATTGTCTTTCTGCTCACTACCTGGAATGACATCATCAATTGTAAGTATGTCTGTAATCATGAACAAGAACAATCAAGATTTTAACAAGCCACAACAGTGTCATCagctaatgtttttttccaggcacAGATTTGACCAATGA
- the LOC119012379 gene encoding uncharacterized protein LOC119012379 isoform X3 produces MDTPETQSVLVTALAKGQWRRFYAHLAGDTNGTHEQFVSYLRQLRQVEVPSPEQSDYFVVFCPIVSQAETDFREVLEDIPVGKPTILVVMHHTVDPNQVVAESRRLVNDPNVHLTVDVLLHKGKIMKCEQNRTVWLEVGAFLAESYRGYAKKYVCNHEQEQSRF; encoded by the exons ATGGATACTCCAGAGACGCAATCTGTTTT AGTGACGGCCCTGGCAAAgg gGCAGTGGAGAAGGTTCTATGCGCACTTGGCGGGAGACACTAATGGGACCCACGAACAGTTTGTTTCATATCTTAGACAGCTGCGTCAAGTAGAGGTGCCCTCTCCTGAACAAAGTGACtattttgtggttttctgtccTATCGTGTCACAAGCGGAAACAGACTTCCGCGAGGTCCTGGAAGACATTCCAG TTGGCAAACCAACAATCCTGGTGGTGATGCATCACACCGTCGACCCTAACCAGGTTGTAGCTGAAAGCAGACGACTGGTGAACGACCCCAACGTGCACCTCACTGTGGACGTTCTGTTACACAAGGGCAAAATCATGAAGTGTGAGCAAAACCGAACAGTGTGGCTTGAGGTTGGAGCGTTCCTCGCAGAGTCTTACAGAGGTTATGCCAAAAAG TATGTCTGTAATCATGAACAAGAACAATCAAGATTTTAA